From the genome of bacterium, one region includes:
- a CDS encoding kelch repeat-containing protein gives MKRMACLLVVLSLVLCLSSAWAAKKEISLATFSEMTTKKLGPKPRIMSAAFFRNKGNQLLICGGGLETLNPQGDLWALDLKTREWSKIKPANGDLQKIAMAAGIYDEKRDRLVVIVQEISGKLETFSYSFAENKWNSVAPVGDFPKVMFRTTPIYDPKADSIVVFGGSAWENPDNTHYRTVYYKDLYSLSLKDLKWKKLAATGESPLPRSGQVEIYDPKTHSLVMYGGIGTDKTGKELVFNDVWVLDLTKLQWKKVEAKGIKIEPRCSHCGVYDPVKHRMIVFGGGAMMDKQFSDLLALDLDTYTWSRVRTKLPVTLQLSGAAAAWDSNANRMLVFGGIQPGRIMMNAVWEIAQK, from the coding sequence ATGAAGCGTATGGCTTGTTTGCTAGTTGTTTTGAGTCTTGTTCTGTGCCTTTCGTCCGCATGGGCGGCCAAGAAAGAGATTTCGCTCGCGACGTTCTCGGAGATGACCACTAAAAAGCTGGGTCCCAAACCCCGCATCATGTCCGCGGCGTTTTTCCGGAACAAAGGCAACCAGCTCCTCATCTGTGGGGGAGGGCTCGAGACGCTGAACCCTCAGGGCGATCTGTGGGCGCTTGACCTCAAGACGAGGGAATGGTCAAAGATCAAGCCGGCGAACGGTGACCTGCAGAAGATAGCGATGGCGGCTGGCATATACGATGAGAAGCGAGACCGGTTGGTAGTTATTGTTCAGGAGATTTCGGGCAAGCTCGAGACGTTCTCGTATAGTTTTGCCGAGAACAAGTGGAACAGTGTGGCGCCGGTCGGGGACTTTCCTAAAGTGATGTTTAGAACGACGCCGATCTACGATCCGAAGGCCGATTCGATAGTCGTTTTCGGAGGGTCGGCTTGGGAGAACCCCGATAACACACATTATAGAACCGTGTATTACAAGGACTTGTATTCCCTGTCTCTAAAGGACCTGAAGTGGAAGAAGCTCGCTGCCACCGGCGAGTCGCCGCTGCCGCGCAGCGGGCAAGTGGAGATATATGATCCGAAAACGCACTCGCTTGTGATGTACGGCGGTATCGGGACGGACAAGACTGGCAAAGAGCTGGTGTTCAACGATGTGTGGGTGCTTGACCTGACGAAGCTCCAATGGAAGAAGGTAGAGGCTAAGGGTATAAAGATCGAGCCGCGATGTAGTCATTGTGGCGTTTACGACCCCGTGAAGCATCGGATGATCGTCTTCGGCGGAGGGGCGATGATGGACAAGCAATTCTCCGACCTTCTGGCCCTCGACCTTGACACATACACTTGGTCCCGAGTTCGGACGAAGCTGCCGGTCACGCTTCAGCTGTCGGGTGCGGCGGCGGCCTGGGATTCTAATGCAAATCGAATGCTTGTGTTTGGTGGTATCCAGCCGGGACGGATAATGATGAATGCTGTCTGGGAGATTGCCCAGAAGTAA
- a CDS encoding tetratricopeptide repeat protein translates to MVDIVARHSFSESLATVRGMVFSNRLAFLILMLSVVVVPLCADHETYDIYTAPKEAAVELLGLALFVFFTMGLTGKPVARICFSPLGLPLGVFMTIGLLTLLYATNIWAGFDRLFFLLTCLVFFLGAINLVKTKSALTRIIPVALGTAFIISVIGILQFYHDSAPVAVLNRVLAAIGIPQLIPGRDTYNQETYCSMFGHANFAGQYLVTVVPLALSMAAWGLGQWRRRRLAPLLSIATAIVVVIYLGITFCRGAWVGTIAAIALMLFFSPRRKLFLTVAVVALALFGALSPLIKDDEGKSMAHKFLTIFDVKDRPTQFRFLVWKSSLRVVREEPLGAGVGNFKVIYPKHRTVEERRNTGWDKVIYKAHNDYVQTFVEVGILGFAAYIWFILVVLKMARRMTRGCDDSFLRAAWLGLFGGIVGMFVHSIFSSNFQLPGSAHSFFVVLGLFAAVYGITTGSIGPCLRTKVIDAFGKVGRTQGEHDDQRSMAVGVILVRFLLMAILFMGATIPLRALLANYHFGKGQYHESLSRDAKNAEEWKMRIDLSLEHLRSAVWASPRNYEIRYFSSIMENMAGNYAIADVDSRMAVRLAPYFDHIVNNYGNILYNEKKFAEAMIQFKRALELNPVYEDAMLRLGNTYREMGDYESALKYYAKAQKTDPKDATPLFNRALVFQNIGEQLLRSGGNVEKARKLLTDAKAIYERCLKIKEENIKVLNNLGTVSYSLGNPTDARRYFEKAISIIPEHVSARMNLAAVCERQRDWDCAIEQYEALLKISRGKSKEFAAALRRVKAKMVKAAQ, encoded by the coding sequence ATGGTTGATATCGTGGCGCGACACTCATTCTCTGAATCTCTGGCAACTGTCCGAGGCATGGTCTTCTCCAACCGCCTCGCCTTTCTGATCTTAATGCTCTCCGTTGTCGTGGTCCCCCTGTGCGCGGACCACGAGACTTATGATATATACACTGCGCCCAAGGAAGCCGCCGTAGAGCTGCTCGGGCTCGCCCTGTTTGTCTTCTTCACAATGGGCCTGACCGGCAAGCCTGTTGCCCGGATATGCTTCTCGCCGCTTGGCCTCCCTCTCGGGGTCTTCATGACGATTGGCCTGCTTACGCTTCTCTACGCCACAAACATCTGGGCGGGCTTTGACCGTCTGTTCTTCCTTCTCACCTGCCTCGTGTTCTTTCTCGGCGCCATAAACCTGGTCAAGACCAAGTCGGCGCTGACGAGAATCATACCTGTGGCTCTTGGGACGGCGTTCATCATCTCGGTAATCGGCATCCTCCAGTTCTACCACGACTCGGCTCCTGTGGCGGTCCTCAACAGGGTCCTCGCGGCGATCGGCATCCCCCAGCTTATCCCAGGGCGCGATACATATAACCAGGAGACATACTGCTCGATGTTCGGCCACGCCAACTTCGCGGGGCAGTATCTGGTTACGGTCGTTCCGCTTGCGCTCAGCATGGCCGCATGGGGACTGGGCCAGTGGCGACGTAGGCGCCTCGCGCCACTCCTCAGCATTGCGACCGCAATCGTGGTCGTCATCTACCTCGGGATAACATTCTGCCGAGGCGCCTGGGTGGGAACGATCGCCGCAATCGCGCTGATGCTTTTCTTCTCGCCTCGTCGAAAGCTGTTCTTGACGGTAGCGGTGGTCGCGCTCGCGTTATTCGGTGCGTTGAGTCCTCTGATCAAGGACGACGAGGGCAAAAGCATGGCCCACAAGTTCTTGACCATATTCGACGTCAAGGACAGGCCGACGCAGTTTCGGTTTCTGGTCTGGAAATCCTCTCTGCGCGTTGTCCGGGAGGAGCCGCTGGGCGCCGGGGTGGGCAACTTCAAGGTGATATACCCCAAACACAGGACCGTCGAGGAGCGCAGAAACACCGGCTGGGACAAGGTGATCTACAAAGCCCACAACGACTACGTTCAGACCTTTGTCGAGGTGGGCATACTTGGCTTTGCCGCCTACATCTGGTTCATCCTCGTTGTTCTTAAGATGGCACGGCGAATGACGCGCGGCTGCGATGACAGTTTCCTCCGGGCGGCCTGGCTGGGCCTTTTCGGCGGCATCGTGGGCATGTTCGTGCATTCCATCTTCTCCTCTAACTTTCAGCTCCCCGGCTCGGCACACTCGTTCTTCGTCGTGCTCGGCCTGTTCGCTGCGGTCTATGGGATAACCACTGGCAGCATCGGGCCCTGCCTTAGAACGAAGGTGATCGACGCTTTCGGGAAGGTCGGCAGGACCCAGGGAGAGCACGATGACCAACGATCGATGGCGGTGGGCGTTATCCTCGTGCGATTCCTTCTGATGGCGATCCTGTTTATGGGAGCGACGATCCCGCTTCGCGCGCTTTTGGCCAACTACCACTTCGGGAAGGGCCAGTATCACGAGAGTCTGTCGCGCGACGCCAAGAATGCCGAGGAATGGAAGATGCGCATCGATCTCTCTCTTGAGCACCTCCGCAGTGCCGTGTGGGCGTCGCCTCGCAACTACGAGATCAGATATTTCTCGTCTATCATGGAGAACATGGCCGGCAACTACGCGATAGCGGATGTGGACAGCAGGATGGCGGTGCGGCTTGCGCCCTATTTCGACCATATCGTCAACAACTATGGCAACATCCTCTACAACGAGAAGAAGTTTGCCGAGGCGATGATTCAGTTCAAGCGTGCGCTTGAACTCAATCCAGTGTACGAGGATGCGATGCTGAGGCTCGGGAACACCTATCGGGAGATGGGTGACTACGAGTCGGCCTTGAAATACTATGCTAAGGCACAGAAGACTGACCCAAAGGACGCCACACCCCTTTTCAATAGGGCTTTGGTCTTTCAGAACATCGGCGAGCAGCTCTTGCGGAGCGGCGGTAACGTCGAGAAGGCGAGAAAACTACTGACGGATGCGAAGGCCATCTATGAGCGCTGCCTCAAGATCAAGGAGGAGAACATAAAGGTGCTCAACAACCTGGGCACGGTCAGTTACTCGCTGGGAAATCCGACCGATGCGCGCAGGTATTTCGAGAAGGCGATCTCGATTATCCCAGAGCACGTATCGGCCAGAATGAACTTGGCCGCCGTGTGCGAGCGGCAGCGCGACTGGGACTGCGCAATCGAGCAGTATGAGGCGCTCTTGAAGATCAGCAGGGGAAAGAGCAAGGAGTTCGCCGCAGCACTTAGGCGTGTCAAGGCCAAAATGGTGAAGGCAGCGCAATAG
- a CDS encoding tetratricopeptide repeat protein, with protein MAKGPPLSNFQVLTLILLAAVLVVPSVFSNSLTSDGYILVKNTALMLLGAAAILAIILGISGNWFQFPRRLIAPIVILPLSLIASIPATSSPGISLNEFLRVCALLAIFAVATCVASSRHAKTVAYAAILVASCISVLGIINFLTGAIFPAIHDSYGFEMFGATLGHDNFAGQYLITVIPLGLALGFGAIEKGRRVATWLLLAACCVMLVFLSITFSRGAWAGLGASIVVFAVVLWRRSRLLSRNAVSQTAGLTKRLTGAAFVAILIAAAALSFSLSKRESGTSAIQKAEKAIDMSDAPIAFRLKLWQGSLSLVRQHPAFGVGCGAFALYYPSVRLAQEHRIAGAGISVRSPHNDYIRLAVETGFLGLTAFIYLLGASIWPLLKRPRNKASPNGIPMVALGGAGAVAATLVHAFFSSNLTMPASSTMFAINLGLVAGCLSAKESGALIVSKPTKAVAAVVLAAIGVLLIVRPVSLLAADYKLRQARTLIARGNNAGAIEELQKSIFFAGYYLEPRILLGNLYLLNQQFQQAIDVLKPAAELSPFWPQIQNNIGVAYLQRASHKKDPGSLMDAYLAFSRAVKLDPEFQRAWLNLGGTLDSLGRNKEAQKAYQRALELFPDDVVASSKLAQALMADNQPEAAQKVLERALVQNPKNANLLNNLGTVLVAQGKEDDAISAFKSAVSVSGGLFQPHLNLARLYEKRSEIDKAIRQYKMALEIKPDLEVAADALKRLVKAQ; from the coding sequence GTGGCAAAAGGGCCTCCGCTCTCAAACTTTCAGGTTCTCACCCTCATACTGCTGGCCGCGGTCCTCGTGGTGCCGTCGGTTTTCTCCAACTCGCTCACCTCAGACGGCTACATACTAGTCAAGAACACTGCCCTGATGCTCTTGGGCGCAGCGGCAATTCTAGCAATAATACTCGGCATAAGCGGCAATTGGTTTCAGTTCCCACGACGGCTGATCGCGCCGATTGTCATTCTCCCACTATCTCTAATCGCCTCAATACCAGCCACGTCAAGCCCAGGCATATCGCTTAACGAGTTCCTACGAGTCTGCGCATTGCTTGCAATTTTCGCAGTCGCCACGTGCGTCGCAAGCTCCCGGCACGCAAAAACTGTCGCTTATGCCGCCATCCTCGTTGCATCCTGTATCTCCGTGTTAGGGATAATCAATTTCCTGACGGGCGCAATCTTCCCGGCGATTCACGACAGCTACGGTTTTGAAATGTTCGGAGCAACGCTAGGGCACGACAATTTCGCCGGGCAATACCTAATCACCGTGATCCCGCTGGGATTGGCGCTCGGCTTTGGGGCCATAGAGAAGGGGAGACGCGTGGCCACGTGGCTTTTGCTGGCCGCTTGCTGTGTCATGCTGGTTTTCCTCTCGATCACGTTCAGCAGGGGAGCATGGGCGGGGCTCGGTGCGTCTATTGTTGTTTTTGCTGTCGTGCTCTGGCGAAGAAGCCGTCTTCTGTCCCGGAATGCCGTCTCACAAACGGCCGGCCTCACTAAACGCCTTACCGGGGCGGCCTTCGTCGCGATATTGATCGCCGCGGCAGCGCTATCGTTCTCTCTGAGCAAGAGGGAAAGTGGCACATCAGCAATCCAAAAAGCCGAGAAGGCCATAGATATGTCCGACGCCCCGATTGCGTTTAGGCTCAAGCTCTGGCAGGGGTCGCTTTCTCTGGTCAGGCAGCACCCTGCCTTCGGGGTCGGGTGTGGAGCCTTCGCACTCTATTACCCCTCGGTCCGCCTCGCTCAGGAGCACCGAATAGCCGGCGCCGGCATCAGCGTTCGTTCCCCGCACAATGACTACATCAGGCTCGCCGTAGAGACTGGCTTCTTGGGGTTGACGGCGTTCATCTACCTGTTGGGCGCGTCTATCTGGCCGCTTCTGAAAAGGCCTCGTAATAAAGCCTCGCCAAACGGCATCCCGATGGTTGCCCTCGGCGGAGCAGGCGCCGTGGCCGCAACGCTCGTCCACGCATTCTTCAGTAGCAACCTCACAATGCCCGCCTCGTCCACGATGTTTGCGATCAACCTCGGCCTCGTGGCCGGATGCCTTTCCGCAAAAGAATCTGGGGCCTTGATAGTGTCCAAACCCACCAAGGCCGTCGCCGCGGTCGTCCTCGCTGCAATCGGGGTGCTGCTCATCGTCAGGCCTGTATCGTTACTCGCGGCGGACTACAAGCTGCGTCAGGCTCGCACCCTGATCGCTCGCGGGAACAACGCAGGCGCGATCGAGGAGCTGCAGAAGTCGATTTTCTTTGCAGGCTACTACCTTGAGCCGAGGATACTCTTGGGCAACCTCTACCTCTTGAATCAACAGTTTCAGCAAGCGATTGACGTGCTCAAGCCAGCGGCGGAGCTCTCGCCATTCTGGCCGCAGATTCAGAACAACATCGGGGTTGCGTATCTACAGAGAGCCAGCCATAAAAAGGACCCCGGCTCTCTCATGGACGCATATCTGGCGTTTAGCAGGGCTGTCAAGCTCGACCCGGAGTTCCAGAGGGCCTGGCTCAACCTCGGCGGGACGCTGGATTCACTGGGCAGGAACAAGGAGGCACAGAAGGCATATCAAAGGGCGCTTGAGCTCTTTCCAGACGACGTTGTCGCCTCCTCAAAGCTCGCCCAGGCGCTCATGGCAGACAACCAGCCTGAGGCGGCCCAGAAGGTGCTTGAGAGAGCGCTTGTGCAGAATCCGAAGAACGCTAACCTGCTCAATAACCTCGGAACGGTTCTTGTGGCGCAAGGCAAGGAGGATGACGCTATCTCTGCCTTCAAGAGCGCCGTGAGTGTCTCAGGTGGTCTGTTCCAGCCGCATCTCAATCTCGCCCGGCTATACGAGAAGCGTTCCGAGATTGACAAGGCGATACGTCAATATAAGATGGCGCTCGAGATAAAGCCCGATCTGGAAGTTGCAGCTGACGCTCTTAAGCGGCTTGTCAAAGCCCAATAA
- the purF gene encoding amidophosphoribosyltransferase: MIDEIHHSCGIIAVSGHPEAPNLVYLGLYALQHRGQESCGIVSRRNHRMKVAKGMGLVADVFDQAKLDQLIGDSALGHVRYSTTGSSRLENAQPILVDCAKGSVAVAHNGNLINSLDVRTELENRGSIFQSTSDSETIVHLIAKSRMSSFEDAVVDALSKLRGSYSLVVMSQDTLVAARDPRGFRPLVLGTLGDGYVIASETCAFDLIGAEYSREVEPGEVVVISDGELRSYFPFPPRREARCVFELIYFARPDSVVFSKPTHIVRKGFGAMLAEETGVLGDIVIPVPDSGTCASIGYSERSGIFREKGFTRNHYVGRTFIEPKQSIRHFGVKLKLNPIRDAVAGKSVIVIDDSIVRGTTCKKIIDMLRGAGAKKIHYGVTSPPYKHPCVYGIDTPSEEELIANQYSVEEIRKFIGADTLSYLSMKGLLSVLGKDARGYCTACFSGKYPVAHRASKTSQFDLFRFPSINIR; the protein is encoded by the coding sequence ATGATTGACGAAATACACCACAGCTGCGGCATTATCGCTGTCTCGGGTCATCCCGAGGCTCCTAATCTCGTCTATCTTGGACTTTATGCGCTTCAGCACCGGGGACAGGAGAGCTGCGGCATCGTCTCCAGGAGAAACCATCGCATGAAGGTGGCGAAAGGGATGGGCCTGGTGGCGGACGTTTTCGATCAGGCAAAACTCGATCAACTGATAGGCGATTCGGCGCTCGGCCATGTGAGATACTCAACCACAGGCTCATCGCGACTCGAGAACGCCCAGCCGATCCTCGTGGACTGCGCCAAGGGCTCGGTCGCGGTCGCACACAACGGCAACCTCATCAACTCGCTCGACGTGCGCACCGAGCTCGAGAATCGCGGCTCGATCTTTCAATCGACCTCCGACAGCGAGACGATCGTCCACCTCATCGCGAAATCAAGAATGTCGAGTTTCGAGGACGCCGTGGTTGACGCGCTCTCGAAGTTGAGAGGCTCCTACAGCCTTGTCGTCATGTCTCAGGACACGCTGGTGGCGGCCAGAGACCCGAGAGGCTTCAGGCCACTGGTGCTCGGCACGCTGGGGGATGGCTACGTCATCGCCTCCGAGACGTGCGCGTTCGACCTGATAGGTGCGGAGTATTCCCGCGAGGTGGAGCCCGGCGAGGTGGTCGTCATCAGCGATGGCGAATTAAGAAGCTACTTCCCGTTCCCGCCGAGGCGCGAGGCGCGCTGCGTGTTCGAGCTCATCTATTTCGCCCGGCCGGACAGTGTGGTCTTCTCCAAGCCGACGCACATCGTTCGCAAGGGGTTCGGTGCGATGCTTGCCGAGGAGACCGGTGTCTTGGGCGACATCGTTATCCCTGTGCCCGATTCGGGCACCTGCGCGTCGATCGGCTATTCAGAGAGGTCGGGCATATTTCGCGAGAAGGGGTTTACGAGAAACCATTACGTTGGTAGGACGTTCATCGAGCCGAAGCAATCGATACGGCATTTCGGCGTCAAGCTGAAGCTGAACCCGATCCGGGACGCCGTTGCGGGCAAAAGTGTGATAGTGATCGACGATTCGATCGTCAGGGGCACAACGTGCAAGAAAATAATCGACATGTTGCGAGGGGCCGGCGCCAAGAAAATCCACTATGGAGTTACTTCGCCCCCATACAAGCACCCCTGCGTGTATGGGATCGACACCCCTAGCGAGGAAGAGCTGATCGCCAACCAGTATTCAGTTGAGGAGATCAGGAAGTTCATCGGCGCAGACACGCTTTCTTATCTATCGATGAAAGGCCTGCTTTCCGTTCTGGGCAAGGACGCGAGGGGCTATTGCACGGCCTGCTTTTCCGGTAAGTATCCGGTCGCGCACAGGGCTTCCAAAACCTCGCAGTTCGACCTCTTCAGGTTTCCGAGCATCAACATCCGCTAG
- the purL gene encoding phosphoribosylformylglycinamidine synthase subunit PurL, which yields MTDLSELLREQSLTREEYERIVEGLGRTPNRLELGMFSVMWSEHCCYKSSKRYLGTFPTSGERVIQGPGENAGVIDLGDGIALVFKIESHNHPSFIEPFQGAATGVGGILRDIFTMGARPFAILDSLHFGNLDSPRNRYIMRGVVSGISSYGNCIGVPTVGGQTLFADCYSKNPLVNVMCAGIARKDKVFYGKARGPGNVVIYAGSSTGRDGLHGATMASSAFDETSEQRRPTVQVGDPFAEKLVMEGCLELMDRGLIVGIQDMGAAGLTCSTSEMAARGGTGVRIDLSKVPRRAGNLTPYEMMLSESQERMLLVVTPQREEEVLDVFSKWGVKAVAIGAVTGDGTLVIDEGPKRVAEVPLALLIDRCPVSDRPTSKPLARVRPAGAKRADISLKDAIEKLVGSPNLCDKRWVFEQYDHLIGTNTVVGPGADAAVLRIKGTKKAVALCLDGNGAKAAIDPYWAGVSAVAESYLNVCCTGGEPLAVTNCLNFGNPEQPVVMWQFAEAARGLRDACEFLEVPVTGGNVSFYNETLGESIFPTPIVGMAGLVEDVRLVVRPAFKRAGDFVLLLGKTDSRLGASELASIVTGERRGELTPIDLESHKRVSQAVLNLGRDGLLQSAHDCSEGGVALALLECCFVSGNGSWPGVRVSVPSDVDPVVWLFAETSSRALISVKREDVRKVVRYLDRQDLEHLVLGDVREDAFEVQSGHSSLLRATVEHLWRIWASKLEELLTGESK from the coding sequence ATGACTGACCTATCAGAGCTTCTGAGGGAGCAGAGCCTCACCAGGGAGGAATACGAGCGCATTGTTGAGGGACTCGGCAGGACGCCAAACCGCCTGGAGCTCGGTATGTTCTCTGTCATGTGGTCTGAGCATTGCTGCTACAAGAGCTCGAAGCGCTATCTTGGCACGTTTCCGACTTCGGGCGAGCGGGTCATCCAGGGGCCGGGCGAGAACGCGGGCGTGATCGACCTTGGGGACGGGATCGCGCTTGTCTTCAAGATCGAATCTCATAACCACCCTTCGTTCATAGAGCCTTTTCAGGGTGCGGCGACGGGCGTTGGCGGGATACTGCGCGACATCTTCACGATGGGCGCACGGCCGTTCGCGATTCTCGATTCGCTTCACTTCGGCAATCTCGATAGCCCGAGGAATCGCTACATTATGCGCGGCGTGGTCTCAGGAATATCCTCTTACGGGAACTGCATCGGCGTGCCCACGGTCGGCGGTCAGACGCTGTTCGCTGACTGTTACAGCAAGAATCCGCTGGTAAATGTGATGTGCGCAGGAATTGCGAGAAAGGACAAGGTCTTCTATGGCAAGGCGCGAGGGCCGGGCAACGTCGTGATATACGCAGGCTCCAGCACCGGCCGCGATGGGCTGCACGGAGCGACTATGGCGTCATCGGCGTTCGATGAGACAAGTGAGCAGAGGCGCCCGACTGTGCAGGTGGGCGACCCTTTTGCTGAGAAGCTGGTTATGGAGGGCTGCCTCGAGCTGATGGACAGGGGGCTCATCGTCGGGATTCAGGACATGGGTGCGGCGGGGCTTACGTGTTCAACCTCGGAGATGGCTGCGAGGGGCGGGACAGGCGTCAGGATCGATCTTAGCAAAGTGCCGAGGCGAGCTGGCAACCTCACGCCCTACGAGATGATGTTGTCCGAGTCGCAGGAGCGGATGCTGCTTGTGGTTACACCGCAGCGCGAAGAGGAGGTGCTCGACGTTTTCAGCAAATGGGGCGTCAAGGCAGTTGCCATAGGTGCCGTCACGGGAGACGGCACGCTCGTCATCGATGAGGGGCCGAAGAGGGTGGCAGAGGTGCCTCTTGCGCTTTTAATCGATCGGTGTCCCGTTTCTGACCGGCCGACCTCGAAACCACTGGCTCGGGTAAGGCCAGCTGGGGCTAAGCGCGCTGACATCAGCCTGAAGGATGCGATTGAGAAGTTGGTCGGCTCGCCCAACCTGTGCGACAAGCGTTGGGTGTTTGAGCAATATGATCACCTCATCGGGACGAACACTGTTGTAGGTCCTGGGGCGGACGCGGCTGTGCTGCGGATCAAGGGCACCAAGAAGGCCGTGGCGCTTTGTCTGGACGGCAACGGGGCCAAGGCCGCCATTGACCCCTATTGGGCTGGGGTTTCCGCCGTTGCTGAGTCGTATCTCAACGTGTGCTGCACTGGCGGGGAGCCACTTGCGGTGACCAACTGCCTCAACTTCGGGAATCCCGAGCAGCCGGTCGTCATGTGGCAGTTTGCCGAGGCCGCCAGAGGGCTGAGGGATGCCTGCGAGTTCCTTGAAGTGCCCGTAACGGGCGGCAACGTCAGCTTCTACAACGAGACGCTTGGCGAGAGCATCTTTCCGACGCCGATCGTCGGGATGGCCGGCCTAGTTGAGGATGTGCGGTTGGTGGTGCGACCGGCGTTCAAGCGAGCAGGCGACTTTGTCCTGTTGCTCGGCAAGACTGATTCGAGGCTGGGGGCTTCGGAGCTGGCGAGCATAGTGACCGGAGAGCGCCGAGGCGAGCTCACTCCGATCGATCTTGAGTCTCATAAGCGGGTCTCGCAAGCGGTCTTGAACCTGGGGCGCGATGGCCTGCTGCAATCTGCTCACGATTGCTCTGAGGGCGGAGTTGCGCTGGCGCTGCTGGAGTGCTGTTTCGTCTCTGGGAATGGCTCGTGGCCGGGCGTCAGGGTCTCGGTGCCCAGCGATGTCGATCCGGTGGTCTGGCTGTTTGCAGAGACGTCTTCCCGCGCGTTAATCTCCGTTAAGCGGGAGGATGTTCGGAAAGTTGTGCGTTATCTTGATAGGCAGGACCTTGAGCATCTAGTCTTGGGCGATGTCCGCGAGGATGCGTTCGAGGTTCAAAGTGGCCATAGTTCGCTGCTTCGGGCAACAGTTGAGCATCTATGGCGAATCTGGGCGTCAAAGCTAGAAGAGCTGCTAACTGGAGAGTCTAAATGA
- the purQ gene encoding phosphoribosylformylglycinamidine synthase subunit PurQ yields the protein MSFRFGIVVFPGTNCDLDTKAALEALGAESEFVWHTATRLDGFECVIVPGGFAHGDYLRTGAIAAFSPIIPAMRRHIEAGGLVIGICNGFQVLLEMGVLPGAMMRNRSLRFICRFVHVLVEQVDTPFTRNCAPKQVLRMPISHFEGNYYIDEAGLNRLVQNNQIVLRYCDAEGNCTPESNPNGATFNIAGICNASRNVFGLMPHPERASEALLGSADGRLIFESIAGLVSGRSIGQAG from the coding sequence TTGTCTTTCAGGTTTGGAATCGTAGTTTTTCCTGGAACTAACTGCGACCTCGACACGAAGGCGGCGCTCGAGGCGCTCGGCGCAGAGAGCGAGTTTGTGTGGCACACTGCAACTCGGCTGGATGGTTTTGAATGCGTGATTGTGCCGGGGGGTTTTGCCCATGGGGACTACCTGCGAACGGGCGCGATTGCGGCCTTCTCTCCCATAATCCCGGCCATGAGGCGGCACATAGAGGCTGGTGGCCTCGTGATCGGGATATGTAACGGGTTCCAGGTGCTTTTAGAGATGGGCGTTCTGCCGGGCGCGATGATGCGGAATCGGAGCCTTCGCTTTATATGTCGCTTCGTCCACGTGTTGGTCGAGCAGGTCGATACGCCCTTCACTAGGAACTGCGCCCCCAAGCAGGTCCTGCGCATGCCAATCAGCCATTTCGAGGGCAACTACTACATCGATGAGGCGGGATTGAATCGCCTTGTGCAGAACAATCAGATTGTGCTGAGGTATTGTGATGCTGAGGGCAACTGCACGCCCGAGTCGAATCCTAATGGCGCAACGTTTAACATCGCAGGAATATGCAACGCAAGTCGCAACGTTTTCGGCCTAATGCCACATCCGGAGCGCGCCTCGGAGGCGCTTCTGGGTTCGGCTGATGGCAGGCTGATCTTTGAGTCGATAGCAGGGCTTGTTTCGGGGCGTTCAATTGGCCAAGCGGGATGA
- the purS gene encoding phosphoribosylformylglycinamidine synthase subunit PurS yields the protein MRRARVLVWLKKDVLDTQGRTINEALHGLGYDLVEDVRQGKAFDIKLDDDGVDDEGLVAVLSEMSRRLLSNPVIEDYRIELLE from the coding sequence ATGCGTAGGGCAAGGGTTCTGGTCTGGCTCAAAAAGGACGTTCTTGACACTCAGGGGCGAACGATAAACGAGGCGCTGCACGGGCTTGGATATGATCTGGTCGAGGACGTTCGGCAGGGCAAGGCGTTCGACATCAAGCTGGATGACGATGGCGTGGATGATGAGGGGTTAGTTGCGGTTCTGTCCGAGATGTCGAGGCGGTTGTTGTCCAATCCTGTGATCGAGGACTACAGGATAGAGCTCTTGGAATGA